From Lysinibacillus sp. SGAir0095, the proteins below share one genomic window:
- the prfB gene encoding peptide chain release factor 2 (programmed frameshift): MELSEVRNVLETTASKLADFRGSLDLENKEARIQELDEMMLMPDFWNDQNGAQTVINEANGLKAIVNEFNDLLTTQENLEMTLELLKEEPDEDLQEELGSELEDFQSKMDGFELQMLLSEPYDKNNAILELHPGAGGTESQDWGSMLLRMYTRWAEKHGFKVETMDYLPGDEAGIKSVTLLIQGHNAYGYLKAEKGVHRLVRISPFDSAGRRHTSFVSCDIMPEFNNEIEIDIRTEDLKIDTYRATGAGGQHINTTDSAVRITHTPTGVVVSCQAERSQIKNREKAMNMLKAKLYQLEIEKQQAELDAIRGEQKEIGWGSQIRSYVFHPYSMVKDHRTNFETGNVQGVMDGDLDAFINAYLRSRIGQ, translated from the exons ATCGAATTATCAGAAGTGAGAAATGTATTGGAAACTACAGCCTCAAAATTGGCGGATTTCAGGGGGTCTCTT GACTTAGAAAACAAGGAGGCACGTATTCAAGAATTAGATGAAATGATGCTAATGCCGGATTTTTGGAATGACCAAAATGGAGCACAAACGGTTATTAATGAAGCAAATGGGTTAAAAGCGATTGTGAATGAATTTAACGACCTTTTGACAACTCAAGAAAATCTGGAAATGACGTTGGAGCTCCTAAAAGAAGAGCCGGACGAAGATCTTCAAGAGGAATTAGGAAGTGAACTTGAAGATTTTCAAAGTAAAATGGATGGCTTTGAGCTGCAAATGCTATTAAGTGAGCCTTACGACAAAAATAACGCTATTTTAGAGCTACACCCTGGTGCAGGTGGTACAGAATCACAGGACTGGGGTTCGATGCTATTACGTATGTATACGCGTTGGGCTGAAAAACATGGCTTCAAGGTAGAGACAATGGATTATTTACCAGGTGACGAAGCAGGGATTAAATCTGTAACTCTGTTAATTCAAGGACATAATGCATACGGTTATTTAAAAGCAGAAAAAGGTGTCCATCGTTTAGTGAGAATTTCACCTTTTGACTCTGCTGGAAGACGCCATACATCCTTCGTTTCATGTGATATTATGCCGGAGTTCAATAATGAAATTGAAATCGATATTCGCACGGAAGACTTAAAAATTGATACGTATCGTGCAACAGGTGCGGGTGGACAGCACATTAACACAACGGATTCCGCTGTTCGTATTACCCATACTCCAACAGGTGTGGTTGTATCCTGCCAAGCTGAACGTTCACAAATCAAAAACCGTGAAAAAGCGATGAACATGCTAAAAGCCAAGTTATATCAACTTGAAATTGAAAAACAGCAAGCTGAACTTGATGCAATTCGTGGAGAGCAAAAAGAAATTGGCTGGGGTTCTCAAATTCGTTCGTATGTTTTCCATCCTTATTCGATGGTAAAAGATCACCGTACAAATTTTGAAACAGGAAATGTCCAAGGGGTAATGGATGGCGATTTAGATGCCTTCATCAATGCCTATCTTCGTTCTCGTATCGGCCAATAA
- a CDS encoding competence protein ComK, with protein sequence MFKKNVPVLKSYHITLDTYLIEPIMCGEKIYSYVYDKKGEFIVERKPFYIVRRSCDVLGYNYKSAIKFSKEFFGKDKHKLPILIAHDGKPNILFPIYSPTSPNNIWVGLHGIANIGVNKHPSEITLLDGKEKTLPVSITSLNSQYVYATMLYKYSSQLKMMIQNKTS encoded by the coding sequence ATGTTCAAAAAAAATGTACCGGTTCTTAAATCGTATCATATTACTTTAGATACTTATTTAATCGAACCAATTATGTGCGGTGAAAAAATTTACTCTTATGTTTATGATAAAAAAGGAGAATTTATCGTAGAACGGAAGCCGTTTTACATAGTTCGTCGCTCCTGTGACGTATTAGGGTACAACTATAAAAGTGCAATAAAATTCTCAAAGGAATTCTTTGGAAAAGATAAACACAAATTACCTATTCTGATTGCTCATGACGGAAAACCAAATATTTTATTCCCAATCTATTCTCCTACATCGCCAAATAATATTTGGGTCGGACTTCATGGTATTGCTAACATTGGAGTTAATAAACATCCTTCAGAAATTACACTGCTAGATGGAAAGGAAAAGACACTTCCTGTTAGTATTACATCTCTAAATTCCCAGTACGTATATGCAACAATGCTTTACAAATATTCTTCCCAACTAAAAATGATGATTCAAAATAAAACCTCTTAA
- a CDS encoding IDEAL domain-containing protein — protein MDKYYSYTDFLKAVGNYQHANESEKLLNDIYLDLFLNRMQRLQRIEQLKDLIDSALDERNKEAFYEYTKELSELQETQEMEETQESVM, from the coding sequence ATGGATAAATATTATTCATACACAGATTTTCTTAAAGCAGTTGGGAACTATCAACATGCAAACGAATCTGAAAAGTTATTGAATGACATTTATTTGGACTTGTTTTTGAACCGGATGCAAAGATTGCAAAGAATTGAACAGCTGAAAGATCTCATCGATAGTGCATTGGATGAAAGAAACAAAGAAGCTTTTTATGAGTACACAAAAGAGTTAAGTGAATTACAAGAAACTCAAGAAATGGAAGAGACGCAAGAGTCGGTAATGTAG
- the uvrB gene encoding excinuclease ABC subunit UvrB — protein MATFDLQSAYKPSGDQPNAIEELVKGVQEGKTHQTLLGATGTGKTFTISNVIQEVKKPTLVIAHNKTLAGQLYSEFKQFFPNNAVEYFVSYYDYFQPEAYVPQTDTYIEKDSSINDEIDKLRHSATSSLFERDDVIIIASVSCIYGLGNPEEYREMVVSVRTGMEIERNQLLRKLVDIQYERNDVNFTRGTFRVRGDVVEIFPASRDEKCLRVEFFGDEIDRIREVDALTGEILGDRDHVAIFPASHFVTREEKMVKAIENIEVELEQQLEKFRTEDKLLEAQRLEQRTNYDLEMMREMGFCSGIENYSRHLTLREAGATPYTLLDYFPKDFLLVVDESHVTLPQIRGMFNGDQARKGVLVDHGFRLPSALDNRPLRFEEFEQHINQAIYVSATPGPYEIEHTPDMVEQIIRPTGLLDPTIDVRPIEGQIDDLIDEINERVRKQERVLITTLTKKMSEDLTDYLKELGIKVEYLHSEVKTLERIEILRELRRGTYDVLVGINLLREGLDIPEVSLVAILDADKEGFLRSERSLIQTIGRAARNSNGHVIMYADNITDSMKKALDETKRRRTIQETYNEEHGITPKTIQKKIPELIRATQAAEEEETYVTKVTKGKKMTKSEIEKLVASLELEMKEAAKALDFERAAELRDTIFELKVEG, from the coding sequence ATGGCCACTTTTGACTTACAATCCGCATACAAACCGAGTGGCGATCAGCCCAATGCGATAGAAGAGCTTGTGAAGGGCGTTCAAGAAGGTAAAACACATCAAACCTTACTCGGAGCAACAGGTACAGGGAAAACATTTACAATTTCCAATGTTATACAGGAAGTAAAAAAGCCAACGCTAGTAATTGCACATAATAAAACATTAGCAGGACAGCTATATAGTGAATTTAAGCAATTCTTCCCCAACAATGCAGTTGAATACTTTGTTAGTTACTACGATTACTTTCAGCCAGAAGCGTATGTACCACAAACAGATACATACATCGAAAAAGACTCCAGTATTAATGACGAGATTGATAAATTAAGACACTCTGCAACATCATCACTTTTTGAAAGAGATGATGTAATTATCATCGCATCTGTATCCTGTATTTATGGTTTAGGGAATCCAGAAGAATATCGGGAAATGGTTGTATCGGTTCGAACAGGAATGGAAATAGAGCGAAATCAATTGTTGCGAAAATTAGTAGATATCCAATATGAAAGAAATGATGTCAATTTTACAAGGGGTACATTCCGTGTAAGAGGAGATGTCGTCGAAATATTCCCAGCATCCCGAGATGAAAAATGTCTGCGTGTAGAATTTTTCGGAGATGAAATAGACCGGATTCGGGAAGTGGATGCCCTAACGGGGGAAATCTTAGGGGATCGTGATCATGTAGCCATTTTCCCGGCATCCCACTTCGTAACCCGCGAGGAAAAAATGGTAAAAGCCATTGAGAACATTGAAGTAGAACTAGAACAACAATTAGAAAAATTCCGTACTGAGGATAAATTGTTAGAGGCACAGCGTTTAGAACAACGTACAAACTACGATTTGGAAATGATGCGTGAAATGGGGTTCTGTTCTGGAATCGAAAACTACTCCCGTCATCTAACATTAAGAGAAGCAGGGGCAACACCATATACATTACTCGACTACTTCCCAAAGGATTTTTTATTAGTTGTTGATGAGAGTCACGTAACATTACCCCAAATTCGTGGGATGTTTAACGGTGACCAAGCACGAAAAGGTGTTTTAGTGGATCATGGATTCCGTTTGCCATCAGCATTAGATAACAGACCATTGAGATTTGAAGAATTTGAACAGCATATTAATCAGGCAATTTATGTTTCTGCTACTCCAGGTCCGTATGAAATCGAGCATACACCAGACATGGTAGAACAAATTATTCGTCCGACAGGTTTACTTGACCCAACAATTGATGTCCGACCAATAGAAGGTCAGATTGATGATTTAATCGATGAAATTAATGAACGAGTGAGAAAACAGGAACGGGTGCTTATCACAACCTTAACGAAGAAAATGTCTGAGGATTTAACAGATTATTTAAAAGAACTGGGCATTAAAGTTGAATATCTTCATTCAGAAGTAAAAACATTGGAACGAATAGAAATTTTAAGAGAGCTGCGTAGAGGAACCTATGATGTGTTAGTAGGTATTAACTTGCTGCGTGAAGGGTTAGATATCCCTGAAGTCTCACTAGTAGCAATTCTGGATGCTGATAAAGAAGGTTTTTTACGTTCCGAACGTTCACTAATTCAAACGATTGGGCGAGCTGCCCGAAATTCAAATGGACATGTCATCATGTATGCGGATAATATAACTGATTCCATGAAAAAAGCACTTGATGAAACAAAACGTCGTCGTACTATTCAAGAAACTTATAACGAAGAGCATGGTATTACACCGAAGACAATTCAGAAAAAAATTCCAGAATTGATTCGTGCAACTCAAGCGGCAGAAGAAGAAGAGACATATGTTACAAAAGTAACAAAGGGCAAGAAAATGACGAAGTCCGAAATCGAGAAACTTGTTGCATCGCTTGAACTGGAAATGAAAGAAGCAGCAAAAGCACTTGATTTTGAACGTGCAGCTGAGTTGAGAGATACAATATTTGAACTGAAGGTAGAGGGATAA
- the uvrA gene encoding excinuclease ABC subunit UvrA, translated as MKNTEIVVQGARSNNLKNINVTIPRDKLVVITGLSGSGKSSLAFDTIYAEGQRRYVESLSAYARQFLGQMDKPDVDSIEGLSPAISIDQKTTSKNPRSTVGTVTEIYDYLRLLFARIGKPICPNHGTEIASQTIEQMVDRLLEYPERTKMQLLAPVVSGRKGAHVKLLEDLKKQGYVRVRVDGEMQDLDDSIELDKNKKHNIEVIIDRVVLKEGISSRLFESLETACNLADGKVLVDVMEHEELLFSEHHACPLCGFSIGELEPRMFSFNSPFGACPSCDGLGTKQEVDLDLLIPDRERTLEEHAIAAWEPTSSQYYPQLLKAVCIHYGIPMDVPVSQIPKSQMDKILYGSGGEKIHFYYENEYGSVHNKDIEFEGVVRNIERRFRDSTSDYVREQMQKYMTEQACPSCKGYRLKPETLAVKVEGLHIAEATRHSVGDMFGFFSNLTLSEKEMQIARLIIREITERLSFLINVGLDYLTLSRSAGTLSGGEAQRIRLATQIGSRLSGVLYILDEPSIGLHQRDNDRLVATMQDMRDLGNTLIVVEHDEDTMIAADYLIDVGPGAGVHGGEIVAAGTPEEVMEDSASITGQYLSGKKFIPLPIERRKSDGRKITIKGATENNLKNVKVDIPLGQFIAVTGVSGSGKSTLINEILYKALANKLNRARTKPGAHKEITGIEHLEKVIDIDQSPIGRTPRSNPATYTGVFDDIRDLFASTNEAKMRGYKKGRFSFNVKGGRCEACSGDGIIRIEMHFLPDVYVPCEVCHGKRYNRETLEVRYKEKNIAELLDMTIEDAVVFFENVPKIQRKLQTIVDVGLGYMKLGQPATTLSGGEAQRVKLASELHRRSTGKSIYILDEPTTGLHAHDIARLLKVLQRLVENGDTVLVIEHNLDVIKTADYLIDLGPEGGEKGGTILATGTPEEIAANEKSYTGRYLRTVLERDRKRMDSLLAEASNK; from the coding sequence GTGAAAAATACTGAAATAGTAGTGCAAGGGGCACGTTCAAATAATTTGAAAAATATTAATGTCACGATTCCTAGAGATAAGCTGGTTGTCATCACAGGCTTATCGGGTTCAGGAAAGTCATCATTGGCATTTGATACGATTTATGCAGAAGGGCAACGCCGATATGTGGAGTCCCTTTCTGCCTATGCAAGACAATTTTTAGGTCAAATGGATAAACCGGATGTCGATTCGATTGAGGGGTTATCCCCTGCCATTTCGATTGACCAAAAAACAACGAGTAAAAATCCTCGTTCTACTGTTGGGACAGTCACGGAAATTTACGATTATTTACGTCTGTTATTTGCACGAATCGGTAAACCGATTTGTCCAAACCATGGTACAGAAATAGCGTCTCAAACCATTGAACAAATGGTAGACCGATTATTAGAATATCCAGAAAGAACAAAAATGCAATTGTTGGCACCTGTTGTATCCGGCCGTAAGGGTGCACATGTCAAACTGCTTGAAGATTTAAAAAAGCAAGGATATGTCCGTGTACGTGTGGACGGAGAAATGCAGGATTTAGACGACTCGATTGAACTGGATAAAAATAAAAAACATAATATTGAAGTGATCATCGATCGTGTTGTTCTTAAAGAAGGAATTTCTTCACGTCTATTTGAATCCCTTGAAACAGCTTGTAATTTAGCTGATGGAAAGGTACTAGTGGATGTCATGGAGCACGAGGAATTATTATTTAGTGAACACCATGCTTGTCCATTATGCGGATTTTCAATTGGTGAATTAGAACCCCGCATGTTTTCTTTCAACAGTCCTTTTGGAGCTTGTCCTTCATGTGATGGGCTTGGAACTAAGCAAGAGGTTGACTTGGATTTGTTAATTCCAGATAGGGAAAGAACATTGGAAGAACACGCGATTGCTGCATGGGAACCAACAAGTTCTCAGTATTATCCACAGCTTTTAAAAGCCGTCTGTATACATTATGGAATTCCAATGGATGTGCCTGTATCACAAATACCAAAAAGTCAGATGGATAAAATTCTCTATGGCTCTGGTGGCGAAAAAATCCATTTTTATTATGAAAATGAGTATGGAAGTGTTCATAACAAAGACATCGAATTTGAAGGAGTAGTCCGTAATATTGAACGACGTTTCCGTGATTCAACTTCAGATTATGTTCGTGAGCAAATGCAAAAATACATGACAGAACAAGCTTGCCCATCCTGTAAAGGCTATCGTTTAAAGCCCGAAACGCTAGCAGTAAAAGTAGAGGGTTTACATATTGCAGAAGCAACAAGGCATTCCGTTGGTGATATGTTCGGATTTTTCTCAAATTTAACTCTTTCAGAGAAAGAGATGCAAATTGCAAGACTCATTATTCGTGAAATTACGGAGAGACTTAGCTTTTTGATTAATGTTGGATTAGACTACCTAACTCTTTCTCGCTCTGCAGGTACACTATCAGGTGGAGAGGCACAAAGGATTCGTCTAGCTACACAAATAGGTTCTCGTTTATCGGGAGTGCTTTATATTCTCGATGAACCATCGATTGGGTTGCATCAGCGAGATAATGATCGTCTAGTAGCAACAATGCAGGATATGCGTGATTTAGGAAATACATTGATTGTCGTGGAGCATGATGAGGATACAATGATTGCTGCAGATTACTTAATTGATGTAGGCCCAGGAGCAGGCGTACATGGTGGTGAAATAGTAGCTGCAGGTACACCAGAAGAAGTTATGGAAGATTCCGCATCCATTACTGGACAGTATTTAAGTGGCAAAAAATTTATTCCACTTCCAATCGAACGTAGGAAATCAGATGGGCGCAAGATAACGATAAAAGGTGCTACCGAAAACAATTTGAAGAATGTAAAAGTAGATATTCCTTTAGGGCAATTTATTGCTGTGACAGGAGTATCAGGCTCTGGTAAATCTACATTAATCAACGAAATTTTATACAAAGCACTGGCGAATAAATTAAATCGAGCACGAACAAAACCAGGTGCGCATAAAGAAATAACAGGAATTGAACATTTGGAAAAGGTTATTGATATTGACCAATCGCCTATAGGAAGAACTCCGCGTTCAAATCCAGCAACATATACTGGTGTATTTGATGATATTCGTGATCTTTTTGCATCTACCAATGAAGCAAAAATGCGTGGCTATAAAAAAGGTCGATTCAGCTTTAATGTCAAAGGCGGTCGCTGTGAAGCCTGTAGTGGAGATGGTATTATCCGGATCGAGATGCACTTCCTGCCAGACGTCTACGTCCCATGTGAAGTATGCCATGGAAAACGATATAATCGTGAAACATTAGAAGTACGTTATAAAGAAAAAAATATAGCAGAATTATTAGATATGACCATTGAAGATGCCGTAGTATTCTTCGAAAATGTACCAAAAATCCAAAGAAAACTTCAAACCATTGTGGATGTTGGACTCGGTTATATGAAGTTAGGACAACCTGCAACAACATTATCAGGTGGGGAAGCACAGCGTGTAAAACTTGCCTCTGAATTACATCGACGTTCAACTGGGAAATCAATCTATATCTTAGATGAACCTACAACAGGACTTCATGCACATGATATTGCAAGACTTCTGAAGGTTCTACAGCGTCTAGTAGAAAATGGTGATACAGTCCTTGTAATCGAACATAATTTAGATGTTATTAAAACAGCAGATTATCTAATCGACTTAGGTCCAGAGGGTGGAGAAAAGGGCGGTACAATTTTAGCCACAGGTACACCGGAAGAAATCGCGGCCAACGAAAAATCGTATACAGGACGCTATTTAAGAACTGTTTTAGAACGCGATCGAAAAAGAATGGACTCTCTACTAGCTGAGGCTTCAAATAAATAA
- a CDS encoding DUF4097 family beta strand repeat-containing protein yields the protein MENERKRILKLVEDGTISAEEAIVLLEALTKGQKSNQSPIVPLTKNTEEEAKTTEEQSEASYQQTNYEEKKSKTTGFEDIFGKAFNNKDANKKMDEFMNDLKQDLSQFSERVMGLMNSTFSKIKDFDLDFPFGEKVQFDKTYAFDANEVKGIEVDIPNGKVDLVKSEGEQLIVETHVKTSLIDQDEEKTKKQFEEKFVSLTNDKLTISVSTKLSQVTLRLEVPEKLYDLVLIRLLNGGVTVQNLDSKLIKVKTYNGAVKVDQASFQHATIETGNGAIDLRNVKGEDLEAETVNGRIYIDGELQEVEAESVNGAVVITTNAIDARKVKAQTVAGAVELYVPKTLSLDGQVATNFGKADVGLPDVETRLEEDQFFLKTYHFDKIADNANILKLNGESRTGTIIVRYIAE from the coding sequence ATGGAAAACGAACGTAAACGCATTTTAAAATTAGTTGAAGACGGAACAATTTCTGCTGAAGAAGCGATTGTTTTACTTGAGGCGTTAACAAAAGGACAAAAATCCAATCAATCTCCAATCGTTCCTCTAACAAAGAACACAGAGGAAGAAGCAAAAACTACAGAAGAACAAAGTGAAGCTTCATATCAACAAACAAATTATGAAGAAAAAAAATCTAAAACAACAGGCTTTGAAGATATCTTTGGCAAAGCATTCAATAATAAAGATGCAAATAAGAAAATGGATGAATTTATGAACGATTTAAAACAAGATCTCTCTCAATTTAGTGAACGAGTAATGGGATTAATGAATTCAACCTTTTCCAAAATAAAGGATTTCGATTTAGATTTTCCATTTGGTGAAAAAGTACAATTTGATAAAACTTATGCCTTTGATGCGAATGAAGTAAAGGGTATTGAAGTGGATATCCCAAACGGAAAAGTGGACCTTGTCAAATCAGAGGGCGAACAACTTATAGTGGAAACACATGTAAAAACTTCACTAATTGATCAGGATGAAGAAAAAACAAAAAAACAATTTGAAGAAAAATTTGTAAGTTTAACAAATGATAAATTAACAATTTCTGTTTCGACGAAGCTCTCTCAAGTTACATTAAGACTAGAGGTTCCGGAAAAATTATATGATCTTGTATTAATTCGTTTATTAAATGGTGGAGTGACAGTCCAAAACCTAGATTCAAAGCTAATTAAAGTAAAAACTTATAATGGTGCAGTAAAGGTGGATCAAGCATCCTTCCAACATGCGACGATTGAAACGGGTAATGGGGCAATCGATTTACGAAATGTGAAAGGCGAAGATTTAGAAGCAGAGACTGTCAATGGACGTATCTATATCGATGGTGAATTACAGGAAGTAGAAGCCGAATCGGTAAACGGGGCGGTAGTCATTACAACCAACGCAATAGATGCAAGAAAAGTAAAAGCACAAACCGTTGCAGGTGCAGTAGAACTCTATGTTCCAAAAACTCTATCATTGGATGGACAAGTGGCAACAAACTTTGGAAAAGCAGACGTAGGATTACCTGACGTCGAAACAAGATTAGAAGAAGATCAATTCTTCCTAAAAACCTATCACTTCGATAAAATCGCTGACAATGCCAATATTCTGAAATTAAACGGTGAATCAAGAACAGGCACAATTATCGTTCGCTACATCGCAGAATAA
- the ftsE gene encoding cell division ATP-binding protein FtsE, giving the protein MIQMNNVVKKYPNGVVAANGISVDIQKGEFVYVVGPSGAGKSTFIKLMYREEKPTSGDVIIAGMNLSTLKNRQVPQLRRQLGVVFQDFKLLPRLNVYENVAFALEVIEENPKEIRKRVMDVLDLVGLKHKVRMFPNELSGGEQQRVSIARSIVNMPKVVIADEPTGNLDPETSWEIMNIFEEINTRGTTIVMATHNREIVNTIRKRVIAIEGGLIVRDVYGGDYGYEG; this is encoded by the coding sequence ATGATTCAAATGAATAACGTTGTGAAGAAATATCCAAATGGTGTTGTCGCAGCAAATGGGATTTCTGTTGATATACAAAAAGGTGAATTTGTCTATGTAGTTGGCCCAAGTGGTGCTGGTAAATCTACTTTTATAAAATTGATGTACCGGGAAGAAAAGCCTACGTCAGGTGATGTAATAATAGCAGGAATGAATTTGTCGACACTTAAAAATCGACAAGTACCGCAATTAAGACGTCAATTAGGTGTAGTGTTCCAGGATTTTAAACTGCTTCCTAGATTAAATGTTTATGAGAATGTCGCATTTGCTCTTGAAGTAATTGAGGAAAATCCAAAAGAAATTCGTAAACGTGTGATGGATGTATTAGATTTGGTTGGCTTAAAACACAAAGTTCGTATGTTCCCAAATGAGCTATCTGGTGGGGAGCAGCAACGTGTTTCGATTGCAAGGTCAATTGTAAATATGCCAAAAGTCGTTATAGCGGACGAGCCTACAGGTAACCTGGATCCTGAGACTTCTTGGGAAATTATGAATATTTTTGAAGAAATTAATACGCGTGGGACAACGATTGTTATGGCTACTCATAACCGTGAAATTGTTAATACCATTCGAAAACGAGTGATTGCCATTGAGGGCGGCTTAATTGTACGAGATGTATACGGAGGTGACTACGGCTATGAAGGGTAG
- the ftsX gene encoding permease-like cell division protein FtsX has translation MKGRTIRRHFRESMKSLGRNGWMTFASISAVTVTLLLVGVFTIIMMNLNKVADDIEKDVEIKVLIDIIADPTEAKAAEDQLMNDIKGLPGVNEVVYSSKEQELDLLIEDYGEDLSLFEQSNPLNNVIYVKAKEPQQTANVAKAIEKLDHTYDVKYGEGKVEKLFSFLNTSRNVGVILILGLLFTAIFLISNTIRITIIARKDEIEIMKLVGATNSFVRIPFVLEGMWLGILGSIIPITVVSIVYVNIFKIIQPKLNGELLQLLDVTPLLYQVNALLVLMGVLIGVCGSFMSVRKFLKV, from the coding sequence ATGAAGGGTAGAACAATCCGACGACATTTTCGTGAAAGCATGAAGTCACTTGGCCGTAACGGCTGGATGACATTTGCATCGATAAGTGCTGTAACAGTCACGCTACTATTGGTTGGTGTCTTCACCATCATCATGATGAACTTAAATAAAGTAGCAGATGATATCGAAAAGGATGTAGAAATTAAAGTATTAATTGATATCATTGCGGATCCTACAGAAGCAAAAGCAGCTGAAGATCAACTGATGAATGACATAAAGGGTTTACCTGGTGTTAATGAGGTTGTCTATTCATCGAAAGAGCAAGAGCTAGATTTATTGATTGAAGACTATGGCGAAGACTTGAGTCTATTTGAACAAAGTAATCCATTGAACAATGTAATTTATGTAAAAGCAAAAGAACCTCAACAAACGGCAAATGTAGCGAAGGCAATTGAAAAACTTGACCATACATATGACGTCAAATACGGGGAAGGCAAAGTTGAAAAACTGTTTAGCTTCTTAAATACAAGTCGAAATGTAGGAGTAATCCTAATATTAGGATTACTATTTACAGCGATTTTCTTAATTTCCAATACAATTCGTATTACGATTATTGCACGTAAAGATGAGATTGAAATTATGAAGCTAGTGGGAGCAACAAACTCATTTGTTCGAATTCCATTTGTTTTAGAAGGTATGTGGCTTGGAATATTGGGCTCAATTATACCAATTACCGTGGTATCAATTGTTTATGTGAATATTTTCAAAATTATACAACCAAAACTGAACGGTGAACTATTACAGTTACTTGATGTAACGCCTCTACTCTATCAAGTCAATGCATTGCTCGTTTTAATGGGTGTCTTAATTGGGGTATGTGGAAGCTTTATGTCCGTTAGAAAATTCTTAAAGGTATAG